From Actinopolyspora lacussalsi, a single genomic window includes:
- a CDS encoding large subunit ribosomal protein L32 (product_source=KO:K02911; cog=COG0333; ko=KO:K02911; pfam=PF01783; superfamily=57829; tigrfam=TIGR01031), producing MAVPKHKVSRSNTRKRRSQWKASAPTLRACPNRACREMKLPHVACPSCGQYKGRQVSNPA from the coding sequence GTGGCTGTCCCCAAGCACAAGGTTTCCCGGTCGAACACCCGTAAGCGCCGTTCGCAGTGGAAGGCCTCCGCTCCGACCCTGCGGGCGTGCCCCAACCGGGCCTGCCGTGAGATGAAGCTCCCGCACGTCGCCTGCCCATCCTGCGGTCAGTACAAGGGCCGTCAGGTCAGCAACCCTGCCTGA
- a CDS encoding ribonuclease-3 (product_source=KO:K03685; cath_funfam=1.10.1520.10,3.30.160.20; cog=COG0571; ko=KO:K03685; pfam=PF00035,PF14622; smart=SM00358,SM00535; superfamily=54768,69065; tigrfam=TIGR02191): protein MGGKQQSRDRESDRSALVAALGVDFDAEMLTLALTHRSYAYENGGLEPNERLEFLGDAVLGLVITDHLYRDHPDLPEGQLAKLRASVVNMHALAGVARELGEGGLGQYLLLGRGEELTGGRDKASILADSLEAVLGAVYLQHGLETSRAVIHRLFDSLLAEAPMLGAGLDWKTSLQELTASAGLGVPDYRIDEQGPDHRKEFSAYAVVNGEVLGQGDGRTKKDAEQKAAQTAWRTLSDQLNGAAGAGGTPER, encoded by the coding sequence GTGGGGGGAAAGCAACAGTCCCGGGACCGTGAATCGGACCGGTCTGCGTTGGTAGCGGCTCTCGGCGTCGATTTCGACGCCGAGATGCTCACGCTTGCCCTGACACACCGTTCCTACGCCTACGAGAACGGCGGCTTGGAGCCCAACGAACGGTTGGAGTTCCTGGGGGATGCCGTACTCGGACTGGTGATCACCGATCACCTGTATCGTGACCACCCCGATCTTCCCGAGGGGCAACTCGCCAAGCTGCGGGCGAGCGTGGTCAACATGCACGCGCTCGCCGGTGTGGCTCGTGAACTGGGCGAGGGTGGTCTGGGGCAGTACCTGCTGCTGGGACGTGGCGAGGAGCTCACCGGAGGCAGGGACAAGGCCAGCATCCTGGCCGACTCGCTGGAAGCGGTTCTCGGAGCCGTTTATCTGCAGCACGGGTTGGAGACCTCCCGTGCGGTGATCCACCGGTTGTTCGACTCGTTGCTGGCCGAGGCGCCCATGCTCGGTGCGGGCCTGGACTGGAAAACCAGTCTGCAGGAGCTGACCGCATCGGCCGGTCTGGGAGTCCCGGACTACCGGATCGACGAGCAGGGTCCGGACCACCGCAAGGAGTTCAGCGCCTACGCCGTCGTCAACGGTGAAGTCCTGGGGCAGGGCGACGGTCGAACCAAGAAGGACGCGGAGCAGAAGGCGGCGCAGACCGCCTGGCGCACGCTGTCGGACCAGCTCAACGGCGCGGCCGGTGCGGGCGGTACCCCCGAGCGGTAG
- a CDS encoding formamidopyrimidine-DNA glycosylase (product_source=KO:K10563; cath_funfam=1.10.8.50,3.20.190.10; cog=COG0266; ko=KO:K10563; pfam=PF01149,PF06827,PF06831; smart=SM01232; superfamily=46946,57716,81624; tigrfam=TIGR00577), whose translation MPELPEVEVVRSGVAEHVSGRKLAGVEVLHPRAVRRHLPGPEDFASVLVGRVVESVRRRGKYLWLSLRASGTPDSGSPAEGEAIVGGQAVLAHLGMSGQLLIQPRRADDEKHLRVRFRFEDEGPELRFVDQRTFGGLSLTELVPSADLAVPDSIGHIAADPLEPAFDREAVVRLLRSRRTGIKRALLDQNLISGIGNIYADEALWRARLHWAHPTAALGDEQVHRLLDSVVEVLGEALVAGGTSFDSLYVNVNGRSGYFSRSLSVYGRAGSPCPRCGASVRREAFTNRSSYSCPGCQPVPPEPHW comes from the coding sequence GTGCCAGAACTACCCGAAGTCGAAGTCGTTCGAAGTGGGGTCGCCGAGCACGTCTCGGGCCGCAAACTGGCCGGTGTCGAGGTGTTGCACCCGCGTGCCGTGCGTAGACATCTCCCGGGGCCGGAGGATTTCGCGTCCGTGCTGGTCGGCCGAGTCGTCGAGAGCGTTCGCAGGCGTGGCAAGTACCTCTGGTTGTCGCTGAGGGCCTCGGGAACCCCCGACAGCGGGTCCCCGGCGGAGGGAGAGGCGATCGTGGGGGGACAGGCGGTACTCGCCCATCTCGGGATGAGCGGTCAGCTGTTGATACAGCCACGCCGGGCCGACGACGAGAAGCACCTGCGCGTGAGGTTCCGTTTCGAGGACGAGGGTCCCGAGCTGCGATTCGTCGATCAACGGACTTTCGGCGGGTTGAGCCTCACCGAGCTGGTTCCCTCGGCGGACCTCGCCGTGCCCGACTCCATCGGACACATCGCGGCCGACCCGCTGGAGCCCGCCTTCGACCGGGAAGCGGTCGTACGGCTCCTCCGCTCCCGCAGGACCGGCATCAAACGAGCCCTGTTGGACCAGAACCTGATCTCCGGCATCGGCAACATCTACGCCGACGAGGCGCTCTGGCGTGCCCGGTTGCACTGGGCGCACCCCACTGCCGCGCTGGGGGACGAACAGGTCCACCGCCTGTTGGACTCGGTGGTCGAGGTCCTCGGCGAGGCGCTGGTCGCGGGTGGAACCTCGTTCGACTCGCTGTACGTCAACGTCAACGGTCGGTCCGGTTACTTCAGCCGTTCCCTGTCGGTCTACGGCCGCGCCGGTTCGCCGTGTCCACGCTGTGGTGCCTCGGTCCGGCGGGAGGCGTTCACCAATCGCTCCTCGTACAGCTGTCCCGGCTGCCAGCCGGTTCCGCCCGAACCCCACTGGTGA
- a CDS encoding hypothetical protein (product_source=Hypo-rule applied), with protein MTLPASGAVGRWKPFRDGFTPFEVTVQHHSGVAVGVEAMAATAQPTTQLGVVVGLPAVAET; from the coding sequence ATGACCCTTCCGGCGTCCGGGGCGGTGGGGCGGTGGAAGCCGTTCCGCGACGGCTTCACCCCATTCGAGGTAACCGTGCAGCACCACTCCGGTGTCGCTGTCGGTGTCGAAGCGATGGCCGCGACCGCGCAGCCCACGACGCAGCTCGGTGTAGTTGTAGGTCTCCCCGCTGTAGCCGAGACGTAG
- a CDS encoding pantothenate kinase (product_source=COG1072; cath_funfam=3.40.50.300; cog=COG1072; superfamily=52540), with product MTGQPRRSPVVHREGLDGLLERARELARDGRRRILGIAGPPAAGKGRLADKLLRGLGDSAALVPMDGFHLAGAELRRLGRQNRKGAPDTFDVSGYLSLLRRLRAQAGVEGDEVVYAPEFHRSVEESYAGAIPVPAEVPLVLTEGNYLLLDREPWAEVRGLLDECWYLEPDDGKRIGRLIARHVRNGMSRGRARDWVMRSDERNAALIAESRGNADLVIPGDIG from the coding sequence GTGACGGGACAACCGCGACGATCGCCCGTCGTCCACCGCGAGGGGCTCGACGGACTGCTCGAACGCGCCCGGGAGCTCGCCCGCGACGGCAGGCGCCGGATTCTGGGCATAGCCGGTCCGCCCGCGGCGGGGAAGGGCAGGCTCGCGGACAAGTTGCTACGGGGACTGGGCGACAGCGCGGCACTCGTCCCGATGGACGGGTTCCACCTCGCCGGTGCCGAACTGCGCAGGCTGGGCAGGCAGAACCGCAAGGGGGCGCCGGACACCTTCGACGTGTCGGGATACCTGTCGCTGCTGCGCCGGCTGCGTGCCCAGGCCGGGGTCGAGGGTGACGAGGTCGTCTACGCTCCCGAGTTCCACCGCTCCGTCGAGGAGTCCTACGCCGGTGCCATCCCGGTCCCCGCCGAGGTGCCGTTGGTGCTGACAGAGGGCAACTACCTACTGCTGGACCGGGAGCCCTGGGCCGAGGTGCGCGGTCTGCTCGACGAGTGCTGGTACCTGGAACCGGACGACGGCAAGCGGATCGGCCGGTTGATCGCGCGCCACGTCCGCAACGGGATGTCGCGCGGTCGCGCGCGGGACTGGGTGATGCGCAGCGACGAGCGCAACGCGGCGCTGATCGCCGAGAGCAGGGGGAACGCCGACCTGGTGATCCCGGGGGACATCGGGTAG
- a CDS encoding FtsZ-interacting cell division protein ZipA (product_source=COG3115; cog=COG3115; transmembrane_helix_parts=Outside_1_19,TMhelix_20_42,Inside_43_234) yields the protein MSNPMDPLHEDRNALSKRLAVLAGSGVMVATAFSTMAAVALGNVEQREASLSESTGGAANSTSYESTGSREDTASSRRPSSSSPETPHGGVPAAGGETADESSGISREDRPDRREDTSEQDPSRGTTETHDDGDSTPSPTEPKDPTDTQTEPTNTQPSDPTDTQTEPTTEPTTEPTETTSSETEQGDEPENETKNSASESAQESSDTQVTASSPESTSPAPSTTPLEPSSTRTV from the coding sequence GTGAGCAACCCGATGGATCCACTCCACGAGGACCGGAACGCCCTGTCGAAACGCCTGGCGGTACTCGCCGGTTCGGGGGTGATGGTCGCGACCGCGTTCTCGACGATGGCGGCCGTCGCACTGGGCAACGTGGAACAGCGGGAAGCCTCGCTGTCCGAGTCGACCGGTGGCGCGGCCAACTCGACGAGCTACGAGAGCACCGGTTCGCGGGAGGACACGGCGAGTTCGCGGAGGCCGAGCTCCAGCTCCCCCGAAACGCCCCACGGCGGGGTGCCCGCCGCGGGTGGGGAAACCGCGGACGAGTCGAGCGGCATATCACGCGAGGACCGCCCGGACAGGCGGGAAGATACCTCTGAACAGGATCCGAGCAGGGGGACAACAGAGACTCACGACGACGGTGATTCCACACCCTCGCCTACCGAGCCCAAGGATCCCACGGATACGCAGACCGAACCCACGAACACGCAGCCATCAGATCCCACGGATACGCAGACCGAACCCACAACAGAGCCCACCACGGAACCGACTGAGACCACCAGTTCCGAGACCGAGCAGGGCGACGAACCCGAGAACGAAACCAAGAACAGCGCCTCGGAAAGCGCTCAGGAGAGCAGCGATACCCAGGTGACCGCGAGTTCGCCGGAGAGCACTTCGCCGGCCCCGTCCACCACGCCGCTCGAACCCTCGAGCACGAGGACGGTCTGA
- a CDS encoding hypothetical protein (product_source=Hypo-rule applied), producing MPARESRLRRTAAHPGIGGRVPDSYRNPDERGHPDGSRGHRGTVAPARRDTTYGREDE from the coding sequence GTGCCGGCGCGGGAATCGCGACTGCGCCGGACGGCGGCCCACCCCGGCATCGGCGGACGGGTGCCGGATAGCTACCGTAATCCGGACGAACGCGGCCACCCCGACGGCTCACGCGGCCACCGGGGAACCGTGGCACCCGCCCGCCGGGACACCACCTACGGACGCGAGGACGAGTGA
- a CDS encoding acylphosphatase (product_source=KO:K01512; cath_funfam=3.30.70.100; cog=COG1254; ko=KO:K01512; pfam=PF00708; superfamily=54975) — protein sequence MSEGTEAEPSRLTAWVHGRVQGVGFRWWTRSRALELGLAGSATNLPGGRVEVVAEGPRHACERLLELLRSGDTPGVVEHVADQWAPPRGGLSGFVER from the coding sequence ATGTCGGAAGGAACCGAAGCCGAACCCAGCAGGTTGACCGCCTGGGTGCACGGTCGCGTACAGGGAGTAGGGTTCCGGTGGTGGACACGGTCGCGTGCCCTGGAGCTGGGGCTGGCCGGTAGCGCGACGAATCTGCCGGGGGGCCGTGTCGAAGTGGTCGCCGAAGGACCCCGACACGCCTGCGAAAGATTGCTGGAACTCCTTCGATCGGGTGATACACCGGGAGTTGTCGAGCACGTCGCCGACCAGTGGGCACCACCACGTGGTGGACTCTCCGGGTTCGTCGAACGGTGA
- a CDS encoding chromosome segregation protein (product_source=KO:K03529; cath_funfam=1.20.5.190,3.40.50.300; cog=COG1196; ko=KO:K03529; pfam=PF02463,PF06470; smart=SM00382,SM00968; superfamily=52540; tigrfam=TIGR02168), producing MSTTTLRFEPGITCVVGPNGSGKSNVLDALTWVMGEQGAKALRGGKMEDVIFAGTSGRAPLGRAEVNLTIDNADGALPIDYTEVSITRRMFRDGASEYELNGNACRLRDLQELLSDSGIGREMHVIVGQGQLSSILQAKPEEHRRLIEEAAGVLKHRKRKEKALRKLEAMQANLTRLTDLTGELRKQLKPLGKQAEIARRAQTIQAELRDARLRLIADDLVTARSELERDEANEQAARDKRAETEKALQQAQEQEKQLGEQVSADAPRVARIQDTWHRLSALQERLGGTLRLAQERHKHLSAEPEQHHSERDPEELEAEADEAAEREETANEEAERTREALAEVVTSRSEAESALREAENAHMAAVRAIADRREGAARLSGEVESMRSKVAATDEEIERLTASTTEAERRAAEAQQTYEEAAAADDTEHGDDDGVEQRCANAAEARDAAKRRVDELVEAERSAERETASWQARVEALSMGLDRKDGAATLLAAGERVPGLLGSISALLSVEPGAESALTAALGTAAEAVAVRGVSDAATALRVLKEDEAGSSGLLVGAAAPPDRASWPELDGSARWAVDLLRAPDELLSALTVLLDRIAVVEDLDSAERLLERYPEVRAVTSEGDLLGTSWSSGGSSASDNRSLIEVQAAVDEAESELAEARRAVERHGAALEGARSELESREAEVNTAREQRNELRVRHARSSERVASLLDAARSAAAEVERLRTQRGDVERSRQEAVDKLAELQERLEVVQSEQLDEQEPDTTERDRLASELDDLRQREMDARLAVRSAEERARALQGKAEQLRRSARQERQQRERAEQARLARQRGARVAETVIEGCRTALQRIELSLRSAGEQRDELQQRHSENESRLQTVRNQVRELSGELEKLTDAVHRDEVARAEQRLRIEQLETKIVEDFGVGLDDLVQEYGPDVAVPPSPTEMSEYEAAKERGEQVSKPPSLPYDRDTQQRRADRAEKDLAALGKVNPLALEEYAALEERYKYLSGQLEDLKATRKDLLDVVKEVDEKILEVFSTAFDDVAAEFEKVFSVLFPGGSGKLVLTDPEDMLTTGVEVEARPPGKKVKRLSLLSGGEKSLTAVAMLVAIFRARPSPFYVLDEVEAALDETNLRRLIGLLDQLRANSQLIIITHQKPTMEIADALYGVSMRGDGITTVISQRLASGNDEPVETTEPVAKAESAHVPTAAGGEASS from the coding sequence GTGTCGACCACGACTCTGCGGTTCGAACCGGGAATCACGTGCGTGGTAGGGCCGAACGGCTCCGGCAAGTCCAATGTGCTCGACGCGCTGACCTGGGTCATGGGGGAGCAGGGCGCCAAGGCGCTGCGTGGCGGCAAGATGGAGGACGTCATCTTCGCCGGAACATCGGGGCGGGCGCCGCTCGGGCGTGCCGAGGTCAATCTGACCATCGACAACGCCGACGGGGCGCTGCCGATCGACTACACCGAGGTGTCGATCACCCGCCGCATGTTCCGCGACGGTGCCAGCGAGTACGAGCTCAACGGCAACGCCTGCAGGCTGCGCGACCTGCAGGAGCTGCTGTCCGACTCCGGGATCGGCCGGGAGATGCACGTCATCGTCGGCCAGGGGCAGCTCTCCAGCATCCTGCAGGCCAAGCCCGAGGAGCACCGCAGGCTCATCGAGGAGGCCGCGGGCGTGCTCAAACACCGCAAGCGCAAGGAGAAGGCGCTACGCAAGCTGGAGGCGATGCAGGCCAACCTCACCCGGTTGACCGATCTGACCGGCGAGCTCCGCAAGCAACTCAAACCGCTGGGCAAGCAGGCCGAGATCGCCCGAAGGGCCCAGACCATCCAGGCCGAACTGCGCGACGCGCGGCTGCGGCTGATCGCCGACGACCTGGTCACCGCTCGTTCCGAGCTCGAACGTGACGAAGCCAACGAGCAGGCCGCGCGGGACAAGCGGGCCGAGACGGAAAAGGCGCTGCAGCAGGCCCAGGAGCAGGAGAAGCAGCTGGGGGAGCAGGTCAGCGCCGACGCTCCCCGGGTGGCACGTATCCAGGACACCTGGCACCGGCTCTCCGCGCTGCAGGAACGTCTCGGCGGCACGCTGCGACTGGCGCAGGAACGGCACAAGCACCTCAGTGCCGAACCGGAACAGCACCACTCGGAGCGCGACCCCGAGGAACTCGAGGCCGAGGCGGACGAAGCGGCCGAGCGCGAGGAGACCGCCAACGAGGAGGCCGAGCGCACCCGCGAGGCGCTCGCCGAGGTGGTCACGAGCCGTTCGGAAGCGGAGTCGGCACTGCGGGAGGCCGAGAACGCCCACATGGCCGCCGTGCGTGCCATAGCCGACCGCCGAGAGGGAGCCGCGCGCCTCTCCGGCGAGGTCGAGTCGATGCGCAGCAAGGTCGCCGCCACCGACGAGGAGATCGAACGGTTGACGGCCTCCACCACCGAGGCCGAGCGACGCGCCGCCGAGGCGCAGCAGACCTACGAGGAGGCGGCCGCGGCCGACGACACCGAGCACGGTGACGACGACGGTGTCGAACAGCGGTGTGCCAACGCCGCCGAGGCCAGGGACGCGGCCAAGCGGCGAGTGGACGAACTCGTCGAGGCCGAGCGGTCCGCCGAACGTGAGACGGCCTCCTGGCAGGCCCGGGTGGAGGCCCTGTCGATGGGGCTGGACCGCAAGGACGGCGCGGCCACGTTGCTGGCCGCGGGCGAACGCGTTCCCGGACTCCTCGGATCGATCTCCGCCCTGCTGAGCGTGGAACCCGGTGCGGAGTCCGCGTTGACGGCGGCGCTGGGGACGGCGGCCGAAGCGGTGGCGGTGCGCGGGGTCAGCGACGCGGCCACCGCGCTGCGAGTGCTCAAGGAGGACGAGGCGGGCAGCAGTGGTCTGCTCGTCGGCGCCGCCGCTCCACCCGATCGAGCCTCCTGGCCCGAGCTGGACGGTTCGGCGCGTTGGGCTGTGGACCTGCTGCGGGCCCCCGACGAACTGTTGTCCGCCCTGACGGTGCTGCTCGACCGGATCGCGGTGGTCGAGGACCTGGACAGCGCGGAACGGCTGCTGGAGCGGTACCCCGAGGTGCGGGCGGTCACTTCGGAGGGTGACCTGCTCGGCACCAGCTGGTCCTCCGGTGGCTCGTCGGCCTCGGACAATCGGAGCCTCATCGAGGTGCAGGCCGCCGTGGACGAGGCCGAGTCCGAGCTGGCCGAGGCACGGCGCGCGGTGGAACGGCACGGTGCCGCCCTGGAAGGGGCGCGCTCCGAGCTGGAGTCACGCGAAGCCGAGGTCAACACCGCGCGGGAACAGCGCAACGAACTCCGGGTACGGCACGCACGCAGTTCCGAGCGGGTGGCCAGCCTGCTCGACGCCGCCCGGTCCGCGGCCGCGGAGGTGGAACGGCTGCGTACCCAGCGCGGTGACGTGGAGCGTTCGCGGCAGGAGGCGGTGGACAAGCTCGCCGAGCTCCAGGAACGACTGGAGGTGGTGCAGTCCGAACAGCTCGACGAGCAGGAGCCCGACACCACGGAACGGGACCGACTGGCTTCCGAGCTCGACGACCTGCGGCAGCGGGAGATGGACGCCAGGCTCGCCGTGCGCAGTGCTGAGGAGCGCGCACGCGCGCTGCAGGGCAAAGCCGAACAGCTGCGTCGTTCCGCCAGGCAGGAACGGCAGCAGCGTGAGCGTGCCGAACAGGCACGACTGGCCAGGCAGCGTGGTGCACGGGTCGCCGAGACCGTGATCGAGGGCTGTCGCACCGCGTTGCAGCGCATCGAGCTGTCACTGCGGTCGGCCGGTGAGCAGCGTGACGAGTTGCAACAGCGCCACTCCGAGAACGAGAGCCGGTTGCAGACCGTGCGCAACCAGGTTCGCGAGCTGTCCGGGGAGTTGGAGAAGCTCACCGACGCGGTGCACCGCGACGAGGTGGCCCGTGCCGAGCAGCGGTTGCGGATCGAACAGCTCGAAACGAAGATCGTCGAGGACTTCGGTGTGGGGCTGGACGACCTGGTTCAGGAGTACGGGCCCGACGTCGCGGTCCCGCCGAGCCCGACGGAGATGTCGGAGTACGAGGCGGCCAAGGAGCGCGGTGAGCAGGTCAGCAAGCCGCCCTCGTTGCCCTACGATCGGGACACCCAGCAGCGTCGGGCGGACCGCGCGGAGAAGGATCTGGCCGCGTTGGGCAAGGTCAATCCGCTGGCGCTGGAGGAGTACGCCGCCCTGGAGGAGCGTTACAAGTACCTCTCGGGGCAGTTGGAGGACCTCAAGGCCACCCGCAAGGACCTGCTCGACGTGGTCAAGGAGGTCGACGAGAAGATCCTGGAGGTCTTCTCGACCGCGTTCGACGACGTCGCGGCCGAGTTCGAGAAGGTCTTCTCGGTCCTTTTCCCGGGTGGTTCCGGCAAGCTCGTGCTCACCGACCCCGAGGACATGCTCACCACCGGCGTCGAGGTGGAGGCCAGGCCGCCGGGCAAGAAGGTCAAGCGGCTGTCCCTGCTCTCCGGTGGGGAGAAGTCGCTGACCGCCGTGGCGATGCTGGTGGCGATCTTCCGTGCTCGCCCCTCCCCGTTCTACGTGCTCGACGAGGTGGAGGCCGCGCTGGACGAGACGAACCTGCGGCGACTGATCGGGCTGCTCGATCAGCTCCGGGCGAACTCGCAGTTGATCATCATTACCCACCAGAAACCCACCATGGAGATCGCCGACGCCCTGTACGGGGTGAGCATGCGCGGCGACGGGATCACCACCGTGATCTCGCAACGACTGGCCTCGGGCAACGACGAACCCGTCGAGACGACCGAACCCGTGGCGAAGGCCGAATCCGCGCATGTTCCTACCGCGGCCGGAGGAGAGGCGAGTTCCTGA
- a CDS encoding SSS family transporter (product_source=TIGR00813; cog=COG0591; pfam=PF00474; tigrfam=TIGR00813; transmembrane_helix_parts=Inside_1_6,TMhelix_7_25,Outside_26_39,TMhelix_40_62,Inside_63_68,TMhelix_69_91,Outside_92_152,TMhelix_153_175,Inside_176_186,TMhelix_187_209,Outside_210_228,TMhelix_229_251,Inside_252_271,TMhelix_272_294,Outside_295_327,TMhelix_328_350,Inside_351_370,TMhelix_371_393,Outside_394_402,TMhelix_403_425,Inside_426_433,TMhelix_434_453,Outside_454_462,TMhelix_463_485,Inside_486_504) yields the protein MRIIDLAVIGVYLLTMPALGILLAGRQRGTGDYFLGGRDLPWWAVCFSVVATETSTLTVISVPTVAYLGSFTYLQLAIGYLIGRTVVAFVLLPRYYTGELVSAYAFLGQRFGRGMQGTASVTFSITRLLADGLRLFATAIPVKVMLASFGVAASYWQIVLALSALTVIYTYFGGIRAVVWVDVVQLGVYVGGSVLAGIILLSRLPGDWFDQALRAGKFELFDLSSPVLTSQYSFVTALFGGAVFAMASHGADQLMVQRLLACRTLADSQRAVITSGLLVLLQFALFLGVGSMLWAFFAGASPERLGLSSGDALFPRFIVNQLPPGLSGLLIAGIIAAAMSTLSSSLNSLATSTVSDLYQRLSGKVHDERALLRLARAVTVGWALVFVVFATLFTSTDNPVVEVGLGIASYTYGALLGAFLLGLLVRRARQPDAVVAFCCALLGVLWLAFGAAFPDGQGDHAPLAFPWYAPIGVVITLLTGGVLSLRHRPRQEGAARESELSETG from the coding sequence ATGCGCATCATCGACCTGGCAGTGATCGGCGTCTACCTGCTGACCATGCCCGCCCTCGGGATTCTGCTGGCGGGCAGGCAGCGCGGCACCGGTGACTACTTCCTGGGCGGACGTGATCTGCCCTGGTGGGCGGTCTGCTTCTCGGTGGTGGCCACCGAGACCTCCACGCTGACCGTGATCAGCGTTCCCACCGTGGCCTATCTGGGCTCGTTCACCTACCTGCAGCTGGCCATCGGGTACCTGATCGGCAGGACGGTCGTGGCTTTCGTGCTGCTGCCGCGCTACTACACCGGCGAACTGGTCAGCGCCTACGCGTTCCTGGGGCAGCGCTTCGGACGCGGGATGCAGGGCACCGCCTCGGTGACCTTCTCGATCACCAGGTTGCTGGCGGACGGACTGCGGCTGTTCGCCACGGCCATCCCGGTGAAGGTGATGCTGGCCTCGTTCGGCGTCGCCGCGAGCTACTGGCAGATCGTCCTGGCCCTCTCGGCGTTGACGGTGATCTACACCTACTTCGGGGGCATCCGGGCCGTCGTCTGGGTCGACGTGGTGCAGTTGGGTGTCTACGTGGGGGGCTCGGTGCTCGCGGGGATCATCCTGCTGAGCAGGCTGCCCGGTGACTGGTTCGATCAGGCACTGCGGGCGGGCAAGTTCGAGCTGTTCGACCTGAGCTCACCGGTACTGACGAGTCAGTACTCCTTCGTCACGGCCCTGTTCGGCGGAGCGGTGTTCGCGATGGCCTCGCACGGGGCCGACCAGTTGATGGTGCAACGGCTGCTGGCCTGCCGCACCCTCGCCGACAGTCAACGCGCGGTGATCACCAGCGGCCTGCTCGTGCTGCTGCAGTTCGCGCTGTTCTTGGGTGTCGGTTCGATGCTGTGGGCGTTCTTCGCGGGGGCCAGTCCCGAGCGCTTGGGCCTGAGCAGCGGTGACGCCCTGTTCCCCCGGTTCATCGTGAACCAGCTTCCGCCCGGCCTTTCGGGCCTGTTGATCGCGGGGATCATCGCGGCCGCCATGAGTACGCTGTCCTCCTCGTTGAACTCGCTGGCCACCTCGACCGTCAGCGACCTGTATCAGCGGCTGAGCGGCAAGGTCCACGACGAGCGGGCACTGCTGCGACTGGCTCGGGCGGTCACGGTCGGGTGGGCGCTGGTGTTCGTCGTGTTCGCCACCCTGTTCACCAGTACCGACAACCCGGTGGTCGAGGTGGGACTCGGAATCGCGTCCTACACCTACGGGGCACTGCTGGGGGCCTTTCTGCTGGGACTGCTGGTGCGTCGTGCGCGGCAGCCCGACGCGGTGGTGGCGTTCTGTTGCGCACTGCTCGGGGTGCTCTGGCTGGCGTTCGGCGCGGCCTTTCCGGACGGGCAGGGAGATCACGCACCGTTGGCGTTTCCCTGGTACGCACCGATCGGGGTGGTGATCACGCTGCTCACGGGTGGTGTGCTGTCGCTGCGGCACCGCCCGCGACAGGAAGGGGCAGCACGCGAGTCCGAGCTGTCCGAGACGGGCTGA